The stretch of DNA CAGAAAAACCAAGCTCAATCATCAAAGGAATTCTTTTGTCGAAATGCATGACCCACAGATAACCGATTCTGGGGTTAAGGTCAAAAATGAACGGGGATTTCTTCTGGGTTTTGAAGAAAATCTGCCCCGAAGCGGGCCTGGTAAAGCCTTAAATCTGCCGCCGACCTGGTCCCGCCATTGCTTTAAATACATATGAACAACCTAAAGGGGGTTTTATGAAAAAGACTTCAGAAACACCAGAAAACCTAAGTCCAGAGCAAACTTTTAACAGCAACTATACGGCAAAGCCTAAGCCACGCATTATTACCCAAGAACTGATTGAACAGGACGGCCCACCAGAGAAAATCGATTATGGCACCATGAATTTGGATGATGCCATTGAATCTGGTTACACGGATGAAGAAGGTCATGCGGTTTCCATGGCCAAACATGACGTGGAAGGATCGCCGACCGGGGCTTTTACAGATATCGGTGCGGGACGATCTTCCGTCGTTAAAAAGCATCATTAGTTATTAGCGAAGAACTGCAGCATTCGTTGCACCACCGGAGTGCGGATGGAATCAACCTCCATCAGCATTTCGTGGCGTGATCCACGAACGCGTTCAATGCGGCATTTGCTAGGTCCCATGCGCTGGCAAATCGGTGGATGACCTGAATTGTCTACGACCAATTCGTCATCTGCTTGAAGAATCAAAAATGGCGAGCGGATCGTTCCTAAACGATTGATGTCGCGACGTTTGATATTGGCTTGCACGGTTTCGCGAACCCAGCGGATAGTTGGAGAACCTAATTGCAAGGCCGGCCATTTTCTCCATAAGTGATCGCGATAATCAAAACGCACGCGACTGTGGGTGACGTCATTCGTTTCAAAATTGCGATCTTCCCAACGGAAAGGTCCTCCGTTTGGAATATAGTCATTGCACCGGAACTGCACATAACACGCCAAAAAAGTATCGCGCAGCAGATTTTCTTCCGTGTCATTGGGGATTTTATATAACGGCGCACTCATGGCCACTGCTTTAAACGGTGAACGATAGTTCATCGAATAATCCGTGATCACGGCACCACCTAACGAGTGGGCCACACCATAAAGGCGTTTTATATCGATTTTTTTATCTGCCACCACAAAATCCATAAATTGCGCAAAGTCTTTGGCGTAATCCACATAATCTTCCACATGACCTTTTTGCGGATCACTGAGCATACGACCCGAAAGTCCTTGCCCGCGATGATTGATCACGTAAACAGGGGAATATCCAGCTTGAATAAAGTCATAAGCGGTTTCGACATATTTTAAAGAGGATTCGGTACGTCCGGGTGAAATCACCAAGCTGCCTTTGGCACCTTGAGTAGTTCCGAATTTTGTAAAAACAATTTTGACGTTTTTCTGACCTATAAAATAATAGTGCTGATAAAAACTGCCACGTCCATTATCGACAAGGTTATAGATTTGGCCGTAATCAGATTCTGAAACGGCGAAACTTAACAGAGGAAACAGAAGTACCGTTGCGCCGAGAAGCTTTAAGAAAAGGCTTTTCATAAGACACCTCTTTTTTGGGTATCTTTTAAGTCTATTTTCTAAGCATCTTGTGGCAACTCTTTCATGATTGTTTAGACGTAAGTGTTAGTGTCATAAATGAAAAAGCCGACCTTGGTAAGAGGTCGGCTTTTTAAATTAAAGCAGTCGTCGGGACTATTTTGCGTTGCTAAAGTTTTTCGACACGAATTCCCAGTTAACTAGCTTCCAGAAAGCACCTAAGAAATCAGGGCGTTTATTGCGGTAATCGATGTAGTACGCATGTTCCCACACGTCACAAGTCATCAACGGAGTTTTTCCATCTGTCATCGGGTTGCCCGCGTTTGATGTCGAAAGGATTTCTAATTTTCCTTCTTTAGTTTTTACTAACCAGCCCCAGCCTGAAGCAAATTGCTTCAC from Bdellovibrio bacteriovorus encodes:
- a CDS encoding alpha/beta fold hydrolase; its protein translation is MKSLFLKLLGATVLLFPLLSFAVSESDYGQIYNLVDNGRGSFYQHYYFIGQKNVKIVFTKFGTTQGAKGSLVISPGRTESSLKYVETAYDFIQAGYSPVYVINHRGQGLSGRMLSDPQKGHVEDYVDYAKDFAQFMDFVVADKKIDIKRLYGVAHSLGGAVITDYSMNYRSPFKAVAMSAPLYKIPNDTEENLLRDTFLACYVQFRCNDYIPNGGPFRWEDRNFETNDVTHSRVRFDYRDHLWRKWPALQLGSPTIRWVRETVQANIKRRDINRLGTIRSPFLILQADDELVVDNSGHPPICQRMGPSKCRIERVRGSRHEMLMEVDSIRTPVVQRMLQFFANN